A window of Xylophilus sp. GW821-FHT01B05 contains these coding sequences:
- a CDS encoding DHA2 family efflux MFS transporter permease subunit, with amino-acid sequence MASASTPAAHAPLEGSARTWGTIALSAAVFMNVLDTSIANVSLPAIAGDLGVSPTQGTWVITSFAVANAIAVPLTGWMSQRFGQVRLFITSVILFVLSSWLCGLAPNMETLIAFRALQGFVAGPMIPLSQTLLLASYPKALAGTAMAMWAMTTLVAPVMGPLLGGWITDNMTWPWIFYINIPVGILAASVTWGIFRHRESPVRKLPIDSIGLALLVIWVGSMQVMLDLGKEHDWFHSATVVTLAVVAVVGLAFFLIWEFTDKHPVVDLSLFARRNFWAGTVATSVGYGLFFGNVVLLPLWLQQYMGYTATQAGMVTAPVGLFAVLLSPLVGKTIGKVDPRRYATFSFLVFALVLWMRSHFNTQADIITILIPTLVQGVAMAFFFVPLVTITLSGLPPERIPAASGLSNFVRITAGAIGTSVVTTVWENRAALHHAQLSESINLGSSAATTALSGLTAGGLSQEQALAQINRLIDQQAFMLAANDIFFASAVIFLLLLPLIWLAHPAAPSANSADAAAGAH; translated from the coding sequence ATGGCTTCCGCCTCAACGCCTGCGGCGCACGCTCCGCTGGAAGGCTCGGCGCGCACTTGGGGCACCATTGCCCTGTCTGCTGCCGTCTTCATGAATGTGCTGGACACGTCGATCGCCAATGTGTCCCTGCCGGCCATCGCCGGCGACCTGGGCGTGAGCCCGACGCAGGGCACCTGGGTCATCACCAGTTTTGCCGTGGCCAATGCGATTGCGGTGCCGCTCACGGGCTGGATGTCGCAGCGCTTCGGACAGGTGCGCCTGTTCATTACCAGCGTGATCCTGTTCGTGCTGAGTTCGTGGTTATGCGGGCTGGCGCCCAACATGGAGACCTTGATCGCCTTTCGCGCGTTGCAGGGCTTCGTGGCCGGGCCGATGATTCCGTTGTCGCAGACGCTGCTGCTGGCCAGCTATCCGAAAGCCCTGGCTGGCACCGCGATGGCGATGTGGGCCATGACCACGCTGGTGGCGCCGGTGATGGGGCCGCTGCTGGGGGGCTGGATCACCGACAACATGACCTGGCCGTGGATCTTCTACATCAACATTCCGGTGGGGATCCTCGCGGCCTCGGTCACCTGGGGCATCTTCCGACACCGTGAAAGCCCGGTGCGCAAGCTGCCCATCGACTCGATAGGACTTGCGCTGCTGGTGATCTGGGTCGGGTCCATGCAGGTGATGCTGGACCTGGGCAAGGAGCACGACTGGTTCCATTCCGCGACAGTGGTGACACTGGCAGTCGTGGCGGTGGTGGGCCTGGCCTTCTTCCTGATCTGGGAGTTCACCGACAAGCATCCGGTGGTGGATCTGTCGCTGTTTGCGCGCCGCAATTTCTGGGCGGGCACGGTGGCCACGTCAGTGGGCTATGGCCTGTTCTTTGGCAACGTGGTGCTGCTGCCGCTGTGGCTGCAACAGTACATGGGCTACACCGCCACGCAAGCGGGCATGGTGACGGCGCCGGTGGGCTTGTTTGCGGTCTTGCTGTCGCCGCTCGTGGGCAAGACCATCGGCAAGGTGGACCCGCGCCGCTACGCGACCTTTTCCTTTCTGGTGTTCGCCTTGGTGCTGTGGATGCGCTCGCACTTCAATACCCAGGCAGACATCATCACCATCCTGATCCCGACGCTGGTCCAGGGCGTGGCGATGGCCTTCTTCTTTGTGCCGCTGGTGACCATCACGCTGTCGGGCCTGCCGCCGGAGCGTATTCCCGCGGCCTCGGGTTTGTCGAACTTCGTGCGGATCACGGCGGGCGCCATCGGGACATCGGTGGTCACTACCGTGTGGGAGAACCGGGCGGCGCTGCACCATGCGCAGTTGTCAGAGTCCATCAACCTGGGCAGCAGCGCGGCCACTACGGCATTGAGTGGCCTGACAGCCGGTGGCTTGAGCCAAGAGCAGGCGCTGGCGCAGATCAACCGCCTGATCGACCAGCAGGCCTTCATGCTGGCGGCCAACGACATCTTCTTTGCGTCGGCGGTGATCTTCTTGTTGCTGCTGCCTTTGATATGGCTGGCACATCCGGCTGCGCCCTCTGCCAACAGCGCGGACGCAGCAGCAGGCGCTCATTGA
- a CDS encoding branched-chain amino acid ABC transporter permease yields the protein MKRISTVVYGLLLLALLVAPFVGAYPIFVMKLMCFALFACAFNLLLGFTGLLSFGHAAFLGGSAYVAGQAMKVWGLTPEVGLLLGTATGAALGWLFGLLAIRRQGIYFAMITLALAQMLFFICLQAHFTGGEDGLQGVPRGKLFGVLDLSSDLTMYYVALVIVVLAFLLIARTIHSPFGQVLKGIKENEPRAISLGYDTHRFKLLAFVLSAALSGLAGSLKTLVLGFATLSDVHWSASGQVILMTLVGGLGTLSGPIVGAAIVVLLENKIGELGNLLAALTTIDWFNTLGESVTMVTGLIFVICVLAFRRGVMGEIIAFFGRWRRRSEPS from the coding sequence ATGAAGAGAATCTCCACCGTCGTCTATGGCCTGCTTTTGCTGGCCCTGCTGGTGGCCCCTTTCGTGGGGGCCTACCCGATCTTCGTGATGAAGCTGATGTGCTTCGCGCTGTTTGCCTGCGCCTTCAACCTGCTGCTGGGCTTCACCGGCCTGCTGTCCTTTGGCCATGCGGCCTTTCTGGGGGGCTCGGCCTATGTGGCCGGCCAGGCGATGAAGGTCTGGGGGCTGACGCCGGAGGTGGGCCTGCTGCTGGGCACGGCCACCGGCGCGGCGCTGGGCTGGCTGTTTGGTTTGCTGGCAATCCGGCGCCAGGGCATCTACTTCGCCATGATCACGCTGGCGCTGGCGCAGATGCTGTTCTTCATCTGTCTGCAGGCGCATTTCACCGGCGGCGAAGACGGCCTGCAGGGCGTGCCGCGCGGCAAGCTGTTCGGCGTGCTGGATCTGTCCAGCGATCTCACCATGTACTACGTGGCGCTGGTGATCGTGGTGCTGGCCTTTTTGCTGATTGCGCGCACCATCCACTCGCCCTTCGGGCAGGTGCTCAAGGGCATCAAGGAAAACGAGCCGCGCGCCATATCGCTGGGCTACGACACGCACCGCTTCAAGCTGCTGGCCTTCGTGCTGTCGGCCGCGCTGTCGGGGTTGGCGGGCTCGCTCAAGACCCTGGTGCTGGGTTTTGCCACCTTGTCGGATGTGCACTGGAGCGCTTCGGGCCAGGTGATTCTGATGACGCTGGTTGGTGGCCTAGGCACGCTGTCGGGCCCGATCGTCGGCGCGGCCATCGTGGTGCTGCTGGAGAACAAGATTGGCGAGCTGGGCAACCTGCTGGCCGCGCTCACCACCATCGACTGGTTCAACACCCTGGGCGAGTCGGTCACCATGGTCACGGGCCTGATCTTCGTCATCTGCGTGCTGGCGTTTCGGCGCGGCGTGATGGGCGAGATCATCGCTTTCTTTGGCCGTTGGCGGCGCCGCAGCGAGCCCTCCTAG
- a CDS encoding branched-chain amino acid ABC transporter permease, whose amino-acid sequence MNISLPALLSQLLLGLVNGSFYAILSLGLAVIFGLLNVINFAHGALFMMGAILAWMAMNYFGISYWVMLAAAPVLVGVFGVLIERLLLRWIYKLDHLYGLLLTLGLTLLIEGAFRSVYGVSGLAYDAPELLDGATNLGFMILPNYRAWVVVASLVVCFATWFVIEKTRLGAYLRAGTENPRLVEAFGVNVPLMITLTYAFGCALAAFAGVLAAPVIQISPLMGQNLIIVVFAVVVIGGMGSILGSILTGLGLGVIEGFTKVFYPEASSTVVFVIMVMVLLTRPAGLFGKEK is encoded by the coding sequence ATGAACATCTCTCTTCCCGCCTTGCTGAGCCAGCTGCTGCTGGGGCTGGTCAATGGCTCGTTCTACGCCATCCTCAGCCTGGGGCTGGCGGTGATCTTCGGGCTGCTCAACGTCATCAACTTCGCGCATGGTGCGCTGTTCATGATGGGGGCGATCCTGGCCTGGATGGCGATGAACTACTTCGGCATCAGCTACTGGGTGATGCTGGCGGCCGCGCCGGTGCTGGTGGGCGTCTTTGGCGTCCTGATCGAGCGGCTGCTGCTGCGCTGGATCTACAAGCTGGACCACCTCTACGGGCTGCTACTGACCCTGGGGCTGACGCTGCTGATAGAGGGCGCGTTTCGCTCGGTCTATGGCGTCTCAGGCCTGGCCTATGACGCGCCGGAGCTGCTGGACGGCGCCACCAACCTGGGCTTCATGATCCTGCCCAACTACCGGGCCTGGGTGGTGGTGGCTTCGCTGGTGGTGTGCTTTGCCACCTGGTTCGTGATCGAGAAGACACGGCTGGGCGCCTACCTGCGCGCCGGCACCGAGAACCCGCGGCTGGTCGAGGCCTTTGGCGTCAACGTGCCTTTGATGATCACCCTGACCTACGCCTTCGGCTGTGCGCTCGCCGCTTTCGCCGGCGTGCTGGCCGCGCCGGTGATACAGATCTCGCCGCTAATGGGGCAGAACCTGATCATCGTGGTGTTTGCGGTGGTGGTGATCGGCGGCATGGGCTCCATCCTTGGCTCCATCCTGACCGGCCTGGGGCTGGGCGTGATCGAGGGCTTCACCAAGGTGTTCTATCCCGAGGCCTCGTCTACCGTGGTGTTCGTCATCATGGTCATGGTGCTGCTGACCCGCCCTGCGGGCCTGTTCGGCAAAGAGAAATAA
- a CDS encoding ABC transporter ATP-binding protein, whose protein sequence is MIVSSDPVPALEISNLEAWYGESHVLHGVDMLVQPGEVVTLLGRNGAGRTTTLRAIMGLVGRRTGSVKVGGVETVEMATHRIAHCGIGYCPEERGIFASLSCEENLLLPPVLKDAGKGVGAGMSLDEIYAMFPNLAERRHSPGTRLSGGEQQMLAVARILRTGARLLLLDEISEGLAPVIVQTLARMIVTLRQKGYTIVMVEQNFHFAAPLADRFYVMEHGRIALQFVSAQLESKMPLLHELLNV, encoded by the coding sequence ATGATCGTCTCCTCCGATCCGGTGCCGGCACTGGAGATCAGCAACCTCGAGGCCTGGTACGGCGAATCGCACGTGCTGCACGGCGTGGACATGCTGGTGCAACCGGGCGAGGTCGTGACCCTGCTCGGGCGCAACGGCGCGGGCCGCACCACGACGCTGCGCGCCATCATGGGCCTGGTCGGGCGCCGTACCGGCTCGGTCAAGGTCGGCGGCGTGGAGACGGTGGAGATGGCCACGCACCGCATCGCCCATTGCGGCATCGGCTACTGTCCGGAAGAGCGCGGCATCTTCGCCAGCCTGAGCTGTGAAGAGAACCTGCTGCTGCCACCGGTGCTGAAGGATGCGGGCAAGGGTGTCGGCGCGGGCATGTCGCTGGATGAGATCTACGCCATGTTCCCCAACCTGGCCGAGCGCCGCCACAGCCCTGGCACGCGCTTGTCAGGTGGCGAGCAGCAGATGCTGGCGGTGGCGCGCATCCTGCGCACGGGCGCGCGCCTGCTGCTGCTCGACGAGATATCGGAAGGCCTGGCGCCGGTCATCGTGCAGACCCTGGCCCGCATGATCGTCACCTTGCGCCAGAAGGGCTACACCATCGTCATGGTGGAGCAGAACTTCCACTTTGCCGCGCCGCTGGCCGACCGCTTCTATGTGATGGAGCACGGCCGCATCGCCCTGCAGTTCGTATCCGCGCAGCTGGAAAGCAAGATGCCGCTGCTGCATGAGTTGCTGAACGTTTGA
- the egtD gene encoding L-histidine N(alpha)-methyltransferase, giving the protein MTPLHPAISADRSRTARKRHADSDFARDLLVGLSCRPRSISPKYFYDTEGSALFDRICTLPEYYPTRTECALLAQHAGAIAQLAGPRAEIVEFGAGSLHKVRLLLDAMESPAGYLPIDISGEHMTAAATELRRAYPTLNVSPLVADYTQRLLLPAPAAGSGRRLGFFPGSTIGNFSPEEAERFLRLAAQVLRGGALLLGADLVKDPALLHAAYNDAEGVTAAFNLNLLARANRELGADFDLDAFSHCAFYNAPHQRIEMHLVSQRPQQVGICGETFSFDEGETLHTEHSHKFTVNGLHAMAVRAGFRPGPVWTDPGRLFSVHWLQAPAG; this is encoded by the coding sequence ATGACCCCGCTTCACCCCGCCATCTCTGCCGACAGATCCCGCACGGCGCGCAAGCGCCACGCAGACTCCGACTTCGCGCGTGACCTGCTGGTCGGCCTGTCATGCCGACCGCGCAGCATTTCCCCCAAGTACTTCTACGACACCGAGGGCTCTGCCCTGTTCGACCGCATCTGCACCTTGCCCGAGTACTACCCGACCCGCACCGAATGCGCGCTGCTGGCACAGCACGCTGGCGCCATCGCGCAGTTGGCAGGCCCGCGCGCGGAGATCGTGGAGTTTGGCGCCGGCTCGCTGCACAAGGTGCGGCTGCTGCTGGACGCCATGGAGAGCCCGGCGGGTTACCTGCCCATCGATATATCGGGTGAGCACATGACGGCCGCGGCCACCGAACTGCGCCGCGCCTATCCAACGCTGAACGTCAGCCCCCTGGTGGCCGACTACACGCAGCGTCTGCTGCTGCCCGCCCCCGCAGCCGGCAGCGGCCGGCGGCTGGGCTTCTTCCCGGGCTCGACCATAGGCAACTTCTCCCCGGAAGAAGCAGAGCGCTTTTTGCGACTGGCGGCGCAGGTGCTACGCGGCGGCGCCCTGTTGCTGGGTGCCGACCTGGTGAAAGACCCGGCGCTACTGCATGCGGCCTACAACGATGCCGAAGGCGTAACGGCAGCCTTCAACCTGAACCTGCTGGCACGCGCCAACCGCGAGCTAGGCGCCGACTTCGACCTTGACGCCTTCAGCCACTGCGCCTTCTACAACGCACCCCACCAGCGCATAGAGATGCACCTGGTCAGCCAGCGACCGCAGCAGGTCGGCATCTGCGGCGAGACCTTCTCTTTCGATGAAGGCGAGACGCTGCACACCGAACACTCGCACAAGTTCACGGTGAATGGCCTGCATGCCATGGCGGTTCGCGCGGGCTTTCGCCCCGGGCCGGTATGGACCGACCCAGGGCGACTGTTCAGCGTGCACTGGCTGCAAGCGCCAGCGGGCTGA
- a CDS encoding CsbD family protein: MNNDRIAGNWKQFTGKIKEQWGKLTDDDLDVIKGKRDQLLGRIQERHGVHQDEAERQVTEWHKRNPDFFFEKS, from the coding sequence ATGAACAACGACCGCATTGCCGGCAACTGGAAGCAGTTCACCGGAAAGATCAAGGAGCAATGGGGCAAGCTCACGGACGACGATCTGGACGTCATCAAGGGCAAGCGCGACCAGTTGCTGGGGCGCATCCAGGAACGCCACGGTGTCCATCAGGACGAGGCCGAGCGCCAAGTCACGGAGTGGCACAAGCGCAACCCGGATTTCTTCTTCGAGAAATCCTGA
- the egtB gene encoding ergothioneine biosynthesis protein EgtB encodes MQDVPPTSAARTSPRATWQQRYAQVRGHTLALVAPLSAEDQCVQSMPDASPAKWHLAHTTWFFETVVLPQGQADYRPFDARFLYLFNSYYEALGPRHPRPQRGLLTRPSAAEVQAYRAHVDAAMERLIQHCDDTAWERVRPLLLLGLHHEQQHQELILTDLLHLLSCNPLLPAYDRASAPALRLAASPQAMRWLAMPGGVLSIGHQPDARDDDFSFDNETPRHAVLLAPYAIADRLVTCGEYAQFIADGGYRRPEYWLSDGWATVQAQGWQAPLYWIRPDDPRVAALHGLPVAPWYVYGLHGPRPLDPDAPVSQLSFYEAAAYAEWAGARLPTEQEWEAAASTPGLQQATGFVWQWTRSSYDPYPGFRPLPGVATEYNGKFMVGQLVLRGSSIATPEGHTRPSYRNFFPPATRWQFSGLRLAKDAA; translated from the coding sequence ATGCAGGATGTCCCACCCACTTCGGCCGCGCGGACATCCCCGCGCGCGACATGGCAACAGCGCTATGCGCAGGTACGCGGGCACACGCTGGCGCTGGTGGCCCCGCTCTCGGCCGAGGACCAATGCGTGCAGTCCATGCCGGACGCCAGCCCGGCCAAGTGGCACCTGGCGCACACCACCTGGTTCTTCGAGACGGTGGTGCTGCCGCAAGGGCAAGCTGATTACCGGCCCTTCGACGCACGCTTTCTTTACCTCTTCAACTCTTACTACGAGGCCCTGGGCCCACGCCACCCGCGCCCGCAACGCGGCCTGCTCACGCGGCCCTCGGCAGCAGAGGTGCAGGCCTACCGGGCCCACGTCGATGCGGCGATGGAGCGGCTGATCCAGCACTGCGACGATACGGCCTGGGAACGGGTACGCCCCCTGCTGCTGCTTGGCCTGCACCATGAGCAGCAGCACCAGGAATTGATCCTGACCGACCTGCTGCATCTGCTGTCCTGCAACCCCCTGCTGCCCGCCTATGACCGCGCATCGGCGCCGGCGCTACGGCTGGCGGCATCGCCGCAAGCGATGCGCTGGCTGGCCATGCCGGGCGGCGTGCTGTCCATCGGCCACCAGCCCGATGCGCGCGACGACGATTTTTCCTTCGACAACGAAACGCCACGGCACGCGGTGCTGCTGGCGCCCTATGCCATCGCAGACCGCCTGGTGACCTGCGGGGAATACGCGCAGTTCATTGCCGATGGCGGCTACCGCCGGCCGGAGTACTGGCTGTCCGACGGCTGGGCCACGGTGCAGGCGCAAGGCTGGCAGGCGCCCCTCTACTGGATTCGGCCAGACGACCCGCGCGTGGCGGCGCTGCACGGCCTGCCGGTCGCCCCCTGGTATGTGTACGGCCTGCACGGCCCGCGCCCGCTGGACCCCGATGCACCCGTCAGCCAGTTGAGCTTCTACGAAGCCGCAGCCTATGCCGAATGGGCCGGCGCGCGCCTGCCCACCGAGCAGGAATGGGAGGCTGCCGCCAGCACCCCAGGCCTGCAACAAGCCACCGGATTCGTGTGGCAATGGACGCGTTCCTCGTACGACCCCTACCCTGGCTTTCGCCCGTTGCCTGGGGTGGCCACCGAATACAACGGCAAGTTCATGGTCGGCCAGTTGGTGCTGCGCGGCAGCAGCATCGCCACGCCCGAGGGCCACACCCGCCCGAGCTACCGCAACTTCTTCCCGCCTGCCACACGCTGGCAGTTCTCTGGCCTCCGACTTGCAAAGGATGCAGCATGA
- a CDS encoding TRAP transporter small permease has translation MVKNPWVERFMRFLELLLAVCLVTMVVMVFGNVVLRYGFDSGIVVSEELSRFCFIWLVFVGAVVAMHEGAHLGVDTLVARLPRGGKLVCLFLSESLILACCAMFFWGTWRQHEVNLTTMAPVTGMSLIWVFGMGYFTSLGIGLLALHKLWRILSGKITDAELIAVQESEEVVHDHAAQPAPVQVLRGERA, from the coding sequence ATGGTGAAGAACCCATGGGTGGAGCGCTTCATGCGCTTTCTGGAGCTATTGCTGGCCGTCTGCCTGGTCACCATGGTGGTGATGGTGTTCGGCAACGTGGTGCTGCGCTACGGCTTTGACTCGGGCATCGTGGTGTCGGAGGAGTTGTCGCGCTTTTGCTTTATCTGGCTGGTGTTCGTGGGGGCCGTGGTTGCCATGCACGAAGGCGCGCACCTGGGCGTGGACACGCTGGTGGCGCGGCTGCCGCGTGGCGGCAAGCTGGTGTGCCTGTTTTTGAGCGAGTCGCTGATCCTGGCCTGCTGCGCCATGTTCTTCTGGGGCACCTGGCGCCAGCATGAGGTCAACCTGACCACGATGGCGCCGGTCACTGGCATGTCATTGATCTGGGTCTTTGGCATGGGCTACTTCACCAGCCTGGGCATAGGCCTGCTGGCGTTGCACAAGCTCTGGCGCATCCTGAGCGGGAAGATCACCGATGCCGAGCTGATCGCGGTGCAGGAGAGCGAGGAGGTGGTCCACGACCACGCCGCGCAGCCTGCTCCGGTTCAGGTCCTGCGGGGAGAACGCGCATGA
- a CDS encoding ABC transporter ATP-binding protein codes for MTDDLILQTEQLTKEFRGFTAVNSVNLAVRRGSIHALIGPNGAGKTTCFNLLTKFLEPTSGRIVYNGQDITRERPAQIARRGIIRSFQISAVFPHLTLLENVRLGLQRHLGVSFQFWRGERILAQLEGRALELLDEVGLRELAHEETVNLPYGRKRALEIATTLAMEPELMLLDEPTQGMGHEDVERVTQLIKKVAAGRTVLMVEHNMNVVSTIADTITVLQRGAVLAEGPYAEVSRNPLVMEAYMGTTEGQLQGAHG; via the coding sequence ATGACCGACGATTTGATCCTGCAGACCGAGCAGTTGACCAAGGAATTCCGGGGCTTCACTGCCGTGAACTCGGTAAACCTCGCGGTGCGGCGCGGCAGCATCCATGCCCTCATAGGCCCCAACGGCGCGGGCAAGACCACCTGCTTCAACCTGCTGACCAAGTTCCTTGAGCCGACCTCCGGGCGCATCGTCTACAACGGGCAGGACATCACGCGCGAGCGTCCGGCGCAGATCGCGCGCCGGGGCATCATCCGTTCGTTCCAGATATCGGCGGTGTTCCCGCACCTGACGCTGCTCGAGAACGTGCGGCTGGGGCTGCAGCGGCACCTGGGCGTGTCGTTCCAGTTCTGGCGCGGCGAGCGCATCCTGGCGCAGCTAGAGGGGCGCGCGCTGGAGCTGCTCGACGAAGTCGGCCTGCGCGAGCTGGCGCACGAGGAAACCGTGAACCTGCCCTACGGCCGCAAGCGCGCGCTGGAGATCGCCACCACGCTGGCCATGGAGCCCGAGCTGATGCTGCTCGACGAGCCCACGCAGGGCATGGGCCACGAGGATGTCGAGCGTGTGACCCAACTGATCAAGAAGGTGGCTGCGGGGCGCACCGTGCTGATGGTGGAGCACAACATGAACGTGGTGTCGACCATTGCCGACACCATCACCGTGCTGCAGCGTGGCGCGGTGCTGGCAGAGGGGCCTTACGCGGAAGTCTCGCGCAACCCGCTGGTGATGGAGGCCTACATGGGCACCACTGAAGGCCAGTTGCAGGGAGCGCACGGATGA
- a CDS encoding ABC transporter substrate-binding protein, producing the protein MKYRLTALTLTLAAAGLASQAAQAQEKVKIGFVTDMSSLYSDVEGKGGATAIQMAIDDFGGKVLGQPIELLTADHQNKADIAASKAREWIDTQGVTMIFGGTNSGTALATAKVAEEKKRVYFNNGAGTSALTNEACTPYTVHYAYDTVALAKGTGAAVVAQGGKSWFFLTADYAFGQALEADTTKVVKEHGGTVLGAVRHPLNASDFSSFLLQAQNSKAQILGLANAGGDTINSIKAAKEFGINKTMKIAGLLVFLSDIHSLGLKNTEGLLHTTSWYWDLNDDTRKFGNRFFEKTKRMPTDVQAADYSATMTYLKAVAAAKTTDADKVMAQLKSMKIDDFYGKGQIRADGSFIHDMYLVEAKSPAESKKPWDYLKVVAKLPGEQVFTTKAETKCSLWK; encoded by the coding sequence ATGAAATATCGCTTGACAGCTCTCACTTTGACGCTCGCCGCTGCGGGCCTGGCGTCGCAGGCCGCACAGGCACAGGAGAAGGTGAAGATCGGCTTCGTCACCGACATGTCCAGCCTTTACTCCGATGTGGAAGGCAAGGGCGGGGCCACGGCCATCCAGATGGCCATTGACGACTTCGGCGGCAAGGTACTGGGCCAGCCGATCGAGCTGCTGACCGCCGACCACCAGAACAAGGCCGACATCGCCGCCTCCAAGGCCCGCGAATGGATAGACACGCAGGGTGTCACCATGATCTTTGGCGGTACCAATTCCGGCACCGCGCTGGCCACGGCCAAGGTGGCAGAAGAGAAGAAGCGCGTCTACTTCAACAACGGTGCGGGCACCTCCGCACTGACCAACGAGGCCTGCACGCCTTACACCGTGCACTATGCCTACGACACGGTGGCGCTGGCCAAGGGCACGGGTGCGGCCGTGGTCGCGCAGGGCGGCAAGAGCTGGTTCTTCCTGACCGCCGATTACGCTTTTGGCCAGGCACTGGAGGCCGACACCACCAAGGTGGTCAAGGAGCATGGCGGCACGGTGCTGGGCGCGGTGCGGCATCCGCTCAATGCATCGGACTTCTCGTCCTTCCTGCTGCAGGCGCAGAACTCCAAGGCGCAGATCCTGGGCTTGGCGAACGCAGGCGGCGACACCATCAACTCGATCAAGGCCGCCAAGGAATTTGGCATCAACAAGACGATGAAGATCGCCGGCCTGCTGGTGTTCCTGTCTGACATCCACAGCCTGGGCCTGAAGAACACCGAGGGCCTGCTGCACACCACCAGTTGGTACTGGGACCTGAACGACGACACGCGCAAGTTCGGCAACCGCTTCTTCGAGAAAACCAAGCGCATGCCAACCGACGTGCAGGCAGCCGACTATTCCGCCACCATGACCTACCTGAAGGCCGTGGCCGCAGCCAAGACCACAGACGCCGACAAGGTGATGGCGCAGTTGAAGAGCATGAAGATCGATGACTTCTACGGCAAGGGCCAGATCCGCGCCGACGGCAGCTTCATCCACGACATGTACCTGGTCGAAGCCAAGTCGCCGGCCGAATCCAAGAAGCCCTGGGACTACCTGAAGGTCGTGGCCAAGCTGCCGGGCGAGCAGGTGTTCACCACCAAGGCCGAGACCAAGTGCAGTCTCTGGAAGTAA
- a CDS encoding HlyD family efflux transporter periplasmic adaptor subunit, which translates to MNAPQQQASAAESAGSPKRRKALTTLAVIVVLAGAGWGAYEYLVASHYESTDNAYVQGNVIQITPQVAGTVMAIMADDTDFVKAGQPLVRLDPADARVALAQAEANLAQSVRQARTLYVNNGSLAAQITVRQTDVAKAQADIARANDDLNRRLALSGNGAVSKEELNHARTQLDNAKSALAAAQAGVTTAREQLASNKAMTDGTRVEDHPSVLSAAAKVREAYLATQRSDMPAPVDGYVAKRTVQLGQRVAAGTPMMSVVPLNQVWVDANFKEVQLRNIRIGQPVKLIADVYGKKVEYKGSVEGLGVGTGAAFALLPAQNATGNWIKVVQRVPVRIALDPEQIQKNPLRVGLSMDAEIDVSQKDGKMLADAPRSAAAALSQTEVYHRLDEGAAAEVQRVIAANLGGGADRALASSSTKATLAPRVLAKAPAHAGSSAE; encoded by the coding sequence ATGAACGCACCGCAACAACAAGCTTCCGCCGCTGAGTCGGCGGGCAGCCCTAAACGCCGCAAGGCGCTGACCACGCTCGCCGTCATCGTCGTGCTCGCAGGCGCCGGCTGGGGCGCCTACGAATACCTGGTGGCCAGCCACTACGAGTCCACCGACAACGCCTATGTGCAGGGCAACGTGATCCAGATCACGCCGCAGGTCGCGGGCACGGTCATGGCCATCATGGCCGACGACACCGACTTCGTGAAGGCCGGCCAGCCGCTGGTCCGGCTCGACCCGGCCGATGCCCGTGTGGCGCTGGCGCAGGCCGAGGCCAACCTGGCCCAGAGCGTGCGCCAGGCGCGCACGCTGTATGTCAACAATGGCTCGCTGGCAGCGCAGATCACCGTGCGCCAGACCGACGTCGCCAAGGCGCAGGCCGACATCGCGCGGGCCAATGACGATCTGAACCGCCGTCTGGCGCTTTCGGGCAATGGCGCCGTGTCCAAGGAGGAACTGAACCATGCGCGCACCCAGCTCGACAACGCCAAGAGCGCACTGGCGGCCGCGCAAGCGGGTGTGACCACGGCGCGCGAGCAGCTCGCCAGCAACAAGGCCATGACCGATGGCACCCGGGTGGAAGACCATCCCTCGGTGCTGTCCGCCGCGGCCAAGGTGCGCGAGGCCTATCTGGCGACTCAGCGTTCCGACATGCCGGCACCGGTGGACGGCTACGTTGCCAAACGCACCGTGCAACTGGGCCAGCGTGTGGCCGCGGGCACGCCGATGATGTCGGTGGTGCCGCTGAACCAGGTCTGGGTGGACGCGAACTTCAAGGAAGTGCAGTTGCGCAACATCCGCATTGGCCAGCCGGTGAAGCTGATTGCCGATGTCTACGGCAAGAAGGTCGAATACAAGGGCTCGGTCGAAGGCCTGGGCGTGGGCACCGGCGCGGCCTTTGCGCTGCTGCCGGCGCAGAACGCCACCGGTAACTGGATCAAGGTGGTGCAGCGTGTGCCGGTGCGCATCGCGCTGGACCCGGAGCAGATCCAGAAGAACCCGCTGCGTGTGGGCCTGTCCATGGATGCAGAGATAGATGTCTCGCAGAAGGACGGCAAGATGCTGGCCGACGCCCCACGCTCGGCGGCGGCCGCCTTGTCCCAGACCGAGGTCTATCACCGCCTGGACGAAGGCGCGGCAGCCGAGGTGCAGCGTGTGATCGCAGCAAACCTCGGGGGCGGGGCTGACCGCGCGCTGGCGTCTTCATCGACCAAGGCCACATTGGCCCCGCGCGTGCTGGCCAAGGCGCCGGCGCACGCAGGCAGCAGTGCGGAGTGA